The Gossypium hirsutum isolate 1008001.06 chromosome A13, Gossypium_hirsutum_v2.1, whole genome shotgun sequence nucleotide sequence TGTAATTAATGATAATGATTGTATGGATGGGACCAACAGATAATAATGGCATGAAgtttgttctttttttcaataaaaagtgAAAGGGTTGTTGTAATTTCATTACAACCGAAGATCTTTCCCCATATCCATTCGCAACTTTGGGGACAAGAAGAGCACGCATCTTCCAATTACATCCACAAAAACATTAAGCCTCGCTGCTCTGCAATTTCCCCCTCACACTCTTTTAACTGTTCTTCCCTTTTTTACCCTTCCACCACTACTACAACAAAGCAGCCATTTCAGTCGCTGACCCAACCACACCGACGACTGCTACCATAATCAATGGCTGCCGCGTTACATTTACAAACACACACTTGCTTCCATGGCACGTTCCAACTCTCACCTCCGCCACGACTTTCCGTTTCCTTCCCTTCTTTGTCCCGGTCGTTTCCATCTAACAGACGCTCCCTGTCCGCGCATGTTAAGGCGGCGGTGTCATCTTCGTCCACCACCAGGTTGCAGGAAGGGATAGCGGAGCTTTACGATGAGTCGTCGGGGATTTGGGAAGACATATGGGGTGACCATATGCACCATGGATATTACGACCCGGGTTCCGATGTTTCGGGTTCAGATCATCGTGCCGCTCAGATTCGAATGATCGAAGAATCGCTCCGTTTCGCTTGAATATCGGGTTAGTTttccttaaatatttttaaatatgtgtCAGTTTCTGTTGGAAGATAACGAGAGTAGTGCCAAGTCCAATCATACAGGTGCTCCTTATAACTGTTCATTGACTGGACTATACGTCTGTATGTCtgaaatttaggaaaatttagataaaaatattaagcttaaaaaatatatttttgttcatAGAATTCAGATATATGTTGGATGGAGATACAAAAGTTCCAAGTCCGTGCAGGAAAAGATTGGTTAGGTTAGTAATATATTTGTAAGCAAAACGTGAATAAGAAAAATAGAGCATTGAAATTGACATCCAAACATGGCCCTAATAGTCATAGATGGTCGAAACTGATCAGTTTTTGTTGTACATCCAGATTTTTGTTGCCTTAATTGGAATGGATGAATAGTTCGTTTGTGTTTAATTATTTTCTCCTTATCCTCGGGACTCAATTGAAATATCTGAAATTGGGTTTGCAGATGACCCAGCAAACAGACCCAAGAGAATAGTTGATGTTGGGTGTGGGATAGGAGGCAGTTCTAGGTATCTAGCAAGGAAATATGGAGCAAAATGCCAAGGCATTACTTTGAGCCCTGTTCAAGCTGGAAGAGCCAATGCTCTTGCTAATGCTCAAGTACTAGCAGACCAGGCATGTATTCATACATTAAAGGCTTTTACCATTAGCCAAATGCAATAACTTATTTATTAGTATAACACGTAGCCGTATTAGCAGGTTTGTTTTGAAGTTGCAGATGCCTTGAACCAACCATTCCCTGATGACCAATTTGATCTTGTTTGGTCTATGGAAAGCGGAGAACACATGCCTGACAAACCCAAggtttgtaactttttttttttttagtttcatttggcacgatttcttttaaataataacaGAAAATAGAATGCATCCATGCTTGAATTATCTGATAATATCATCTTAGATTGGTTATGTTTGGGGTTACAAATTGTGAATAAACTGGCAGTTTGTTGAAGAGCTGGTGCGAGTGGCAGCTCCAGGAGGCACAATAATAGTAGTGACATGGTGCCATAGGGATCTTGGTCCATCTGAAGAGTCTTTGCAGCCATGGGAGCAAAAGCTTTTAAACAGAATATGTGATGCTTACTATTTACCAGAGTGGTGTTCTACTTCTGATTATGTCAAATTATTTCAGTCCCTATCTCTCCAGGTATTTTATTCCTTCATTTTGCTACAAAAATTCatgtaattcttttatttttgtcttacttgtatcttttcttttttgtcattATCATCATTGATATTTATATACAGTAGATAATTGTTTTTGGTTACTAACTATCCAATCAATAGTAGTTCTGAGAAATATTGTTTTTACATGAGCACTTTTGGGAACAACTTCCTTTGTGCATAATTTTTTGGGAATAATCTTGGAAGGCTGACAGAATTCTTGTGTCATTCCACTTTTGGGATGCCCTGTAAAGCATGGATTGAAGGTTTTGATGTGGAAATTGTCAAAGATATCTTCTTAACCTTTCTTTCAAAATGCAAGTgatttctctttatttctttAATGAACAACCGCTGCGTTGATATTAAAAAGTAGTTAAAATACTTCAAGTGAATGTAACTTTCATTAACTGCCATTATACCcataatttatgtaagttatctTCCATTTTCTCTTGTCCAAGTAACCACTTTTAATTTTACTACCTACCATTTTAGAACATTCATACTCATTTTCTTTTCATAAGTTCCTTGAAAGCACtttcttttcataatttcatttttcaaggTTTATAAATAAAAGTTTGAGTGTCTCATTTACGAGACTTTTTTGATCTTTTAGCGAACTTAGCTCTATAAAATTTTCTCTGCAACTTTCTTTCTATAATCACAACCACCACCATAGCTTTTATCTTTCTCAATCCTTTATTGCGTCCATCACCACTGCCTACCATCACAGTTGTTTTCCAGAATTTGTTCCGATCTTCCTCTCATCATCTCTCCATGACGTCTCATTTTTCTAGATTGTAACATCTCCTCACTTTACTTAAATAAATCTTTACATATATTTTGatagatttaaataaattttaacatattcaTGTATTAGTATCATATCCGTGTCTCTTTTTCATCTTGCATTTTTAATGTTCGTGCTTGATGCAATTAAGATGGTTGCATCATGTAACACCTTTGGGATGTAATGCAGGATATAAAGGCAGGAGATTGGACTGAGAATGTAGCACCCTTTTGGCCAGCAGTAATACGTTCAGCATTGACATGGAAGGGCTTCACATCGCTGCTACGAAGtggtaatattatatttttttcaacaaTCACACTTTAATAGAATCATgagatcaaaataaataaataaacacccTCTTAGAAGTAAATTATGATTAGCTTTCTCAGCCATGGTTCTTAATTATGGGGTTGATTAGGATTAAAAACCATAAAAGGTGCACTGGTGATGCCATTGATGATCGAAGGTTTCCAGAAAGGGGTGATAAAGTTCGCCATCATTGCTTGCCGGAAGCCAGCTGAGTAGGCCATAACCCAAATCTTAATTTCTACTGTAATTCATCCGCTCAAATCTGTGTCAATGGTGAAGCTCCTATATGACATTGCTTTAAACATCCCTTATGGTGTAAGGGAAAATGAGCAAATAAAGTTGAATACAAAACTGATGCCACTGCAATACGTATGGAGTTTTGAAAAATTGTTTGTTCCATTTCTAACTCTTAAACATATACTTAAAACTACAGCATTTCCGATTAATATTGTGTCTAGATGAATAATAAGACGCGCCGCTTGCTTTCCAAGCATAGCCAAATTACAGCAATGCAAATTGCAAAATCTCATACCTTCGTACCTTTTAGGAACACAAAGCTTGTCCCAAGATGCTTAATGGATATTTCGACGATCATTATTACCTGAATCCTACCAAAAAGAATTCTTCATTTTCTGCAACTCTTCAAACATATTGACAAGTATGAAAAAGACACTCATGCAGAATATAGGTACAAATTGTGCCACAGTTTTAATAACAATTTCCTTAGTAGGCTTAGAGAGGAGCTTGCTCTTCGAAGAAAAGAGTCGATTGCTAAGAGATTTTCTGataacataaaagaaatttcCTTTATTACGACCCAACAGAGATGGTAGACCAAGATATCTACCATGATCTAACGATGTACTAACCCCAACAGAACTATGATAGAATTCCGATCTTGTAACTTAGTATTGGAGCATGATtcccaatttttgaaaatttactgCCTACCAAGAACCAACTTCATAACTCGACAGAATATTTTTAGCATGCATTTCGTTTCATTAATAGAAAGACATTCCATACAGACGAGACTTAAATCAAGACAGATACCTAAAACAAGAagaatgacttgtacaagacgaAGGCCTAAAGGCCAAAGATTCCATCATCAAATCTACTAGACATGACAGGCTTCCAACTCTACAAACCACATCAGTTTTCCTTTCAAATAGGTGTGAGGGAGACTCTCACCTGTGTTGGAAAAATACGACAGAAAAACAAAATTGTTAGCACTGATTGAAAAATAAACCAAGcgcaaataaaagaaagaatcaCTATACCGTGGAAGAACTACTACTTTAGAAGTAAATTCGTACTAATCGGTGTAATCGTGTAGTGGGCGTTGCCCCTCAAGGTTAACACAGAACTTTAATATTGATACACCCGAATTAGGATGATGGAACACAATTGATATTACTCTTGTATGAGGAATTGCCCCAAGTTTCTCTAGCCAGAGCTTGGTCCTTCGCGAAAGGAAAAAGCCGACAGCCCCAGCAAATGTGCTAGCTGTCAATTTATGCTTTCTCAGTTCTTGCCAATTTTTGAACCGATGCAGAAGACTACTGGACCGAAGGATAGAATGAGTTTCAGCAGGTGCGAATTTCTGATAACAACTAGATTGACTAAACCTTCTTTGAGAAGGGTGATTGACAAATTGACTACTAGTGATGAGCCTTCCACTAACTGGCTCAAGTAGATTCTGGCTGGAATATGTTCTCCTATACTTCAAATTACCCACAAGCAAACCAATGTTATGGATAATCCTGCTTTTGTAATTTGATAGCTGAATGATTAAAGGAAAGCAATATGCAAGCATTTCACtgcccaaaagaaaaaaaaaagaaaagaggataGAGTTATGGTAAGCAATCATGATTAAAATATGAGGGCGCAAGCAAAAATTTTGTTGAAGATGTGCCTCTATTTGCAAAGAAATGTGTAAAGTTTGCAGTTGCAGAAAAAACAATTATCAATTAAGCTTAAATGTGGGTTTCATTCAAGTcattattcatttaataaaaatgtgGTTTTGTTTTTGTACCATCCTTTTCTTTAACAACTAAACAAACAGAACCTGTAAAAATCAAAAGCTCTGTAAGCATAAAAACTGGACTCAACTGCTCCATATCATCAATGCTACTAatcaatttaagaaaaaatttcaTTCGCCATGGCAAACTTCAAAAAGACTCTGATTCTTCAAACATAAAGAAAGTCAGAAAGAATCCATCAAAAGACTCAAATGATTAAGTTTCATAGTATctcttagaaaataaaaattatttgacTTAGAAGAGACGCCTAAAACCACAAAGGAAAACATGGGAAAAGAatcaaatcaaaaaaaaaaaaaaagagatgggTATTTATGCTGTGGAATGAAAAAAATCGTAACAACAGCATCTAAATTCATTGAGACAAAAAATCAAACACTTTAAACACTTTCCAaagaagaataagaaaaagaaaaaaccctaaaaaagaaaagagagactaACCATGAGAGCTTGTGAGAAGAATGCTGCATAGAGACTGGGATTTGAGAAAGGAAAACAAAAGAGCTTAACAGGGCTGAGCACAAGTTTATAAGAAAAAGGGTTTTGGCAAAAGGGTTTCAGAAATGGAAGAAATCCCAAATGTTTGGCTACACGCCTACACGGTTAGCGTTAATTACACACGGGACTTTAGTGGTTGGGTCCAACGAAAAATGTAACGCCGAATAGTATTTCCACAGCCCATGCCATACCGTTCCATGAACAAAGAGTGCAAAATTAATGCTAATATAGTAATTGCGCATTGAGCATTAACtcgattaatataaaaattattgtcAATATAAAATGACGTAAGTTTGAGTGTATTGAAATGCATTATCCACTTATTTATAATGAGTAATTCTAAGTACTGTgtcaaaaaagaataaatatgatcaaaaacttataatgagattatttttaaaaaagaagaagaagaagaagctaaaaTACCAATTGAATTACGTTTCGTAATAAAATTATGGGTGATTCACGTTGTTGgaatgtaaaatttaaatatttgattaatGAAATATAGTATTATCTAAAAACAATTTTTACTATATTGttcttattataaaattttatcttgtttaaatttattttctttaacattttttttaaaaaattttaaatgtgacTAACTTTTTTACCAAAGTCTATCTTTTTTTGGGCTTAATATTGTTGTACAAACCCTCCCGACTTTCAGAAAGGTCTCCGAGTCTGGACGAATAACTTGACCTATGAACAAATTTAGTTGAACATGATTGGagatttaaactaaaaaaattataacatttgaACTATCAACACTCAATTTATAattattgagtttgaaaatttgcaATAGAGAATATgaagtttttaaatgttgattgCAATATATTTGAtagaaaatttaaacttttaagtcttatattaaaaataagcattagttttaatttattttatttaggatatatttactattttttaaattgaagtatatttgaattattaaattgttgtattaaaaattgaattatattttagttGTCAAAGTTACTGAGTGAGAAGGATAAGAAAAAATAAGagattttggtttttaattataattattttttgtgtgtgaaaaagaattatattgattaatataataagAATAAAAGGGTAATTTTAACTTCAATTTTAGATTCCGTCTATGAGATTACACCCTCTTACGacattttatcattatttaagaATGTAAGATTATGGGATAGTTAAAATGTTGAGAACCTTAACATAATAATCTCATTTTGAACTATAACATTACATGCCATACTCCTAGATTCGGCCAACCAAACACCCACTAAAAGTAACTTGATGTTTGTTTTGACTTATATGAAGCAGTGGTTAAAACTTTTGTCAAATAACTATTTGACACGAGTTCAAAATCATGTGACCCCATCTCCAACCCTAATTGTtgtataaaaaaaaggttaaactTTGTAACATTCTCAAAATCTGTGGTTGTAACAATATTATTTTGAGCAATTATGAGTCgaatttataagaaaaaataaaatgttatttataaGTGTTAGTGGAGAAGATAGTAAGAGACTagagaaaatttaaaatactgATGTATTGAGAAATATTAATCTAAGGTATAGACTAAACTGTAAGATTTACCAAAGTGTTGGGGTCAAggcaagaaattaaaagtataaaagaaataaattttaagcaactCACATGaaaaaaaagattatattttCACCTTTCACTTTTGATTctttaagttaaaataatttttttagggtaaataTACTAATAACGATAAAGGAGAATCAAATTAGTATAAGgtcaaatagataaaaaaaaaccaacataTAAAAATGAAAACGGAATATCCACACATACGTACAAACCTTAAAAaggatttttaataaaattttatcccACAAGCTATAAATATATTATGTTGGCAAAAGCTGAGGTCCCAAATGATAAAGCCTCTGTGTACATTAAATTCCATCATGTGTGAAGTTATTTTAGTATATGATCTTTTGTAATGTTTACCTGCACTTGAATATAACATCTTTATATTTGTTGAGAAAGGAATTTAAAGGAAAGAGTAATAGATGAAACATATGATCTCCAATTAAACTGAGTTGAAATAACATATAACCAACCAGCTTGATTCCAAAGGATTCCCCACATTCCATGTCAACCATAATGGTTTCCCCTATAATGATTGTAGTTTCACCTTACCACTTTTCACAAGCTTCTCGATTTCTTTAGGAGGATTTAGCCCCAATCTTTGTGCTCTTTCCCATCGACCCAGCCGCGTTATCCCTATGCATGGTCCGTACGCCATGTTCATGTCGAATTCCCTTAACGCTTTCTCTTCCTCTTCAATATCATCATCTGCTTCTCACAAACATTGTTTCGGTTTTATAAAATACCCATTTCTTGAggggcaaaagaaaaaaaagaaaagaaaagaaaaaagagactGACCTTTGAGATCCAGAGAAACGCCATGGGGCAGGTTTGGTTGCCTTTGAGGATTTTGATTTGGAGATGCCTCCCGTTgggtttttcttcttttgcttgtAGAAAGCCTTCATGTTCTTCGATGGTGTCGCCATTCCTTCTCTTGAAATTCACGAATTTTCTTCTTCTTGGGCTGTCGTATTTATCTGCGTGTAACTAACATCATCGGATAAGATTAAGCAGactcgatttttttttttttacgtttctatatttatttttagtaatattaaataatttgttaaattttgatttaattatttttatttttgaaaattattaaattgaacttaaaacaTTTGAATGATAGAAACAAATAATCTGAAATAAAGAAAGCCAAAAAATTAAAttcgaaatttgaaaattttagaccCGAATCTAAAACAAC carries:
- the LOC121212521 gene encoding uncharacterized protein isoform X2, translated to MQHSSHKLSCEMLAYCFPLIIQLSNYKSRIIHNIGLLVGNLKYRRTYSSQNLLEPVSGRLITSSQFVNHPSQRRFSQSSCYQKFAPAETHSILRSSSLLHRFKNWQELRKHKLTASTFAGAVGFFLSRRTKLWLEKLGAIPHTRVISIVFHHPNSGVSILKFCVNLEGQRPLHDYTD
- the LOC121212521 gene encoding uncharacterized protein isoform X3, whose translation is MQHSSHKLSWRTYSSQNLLEPVSGRLITSSQFVNHPSQRRFSQSSCYQKFAPAETHSILRSSSLLHRFKNWQELRKHKLTASTFAGAVGFFLSRRTKLWLEKLGAIPHTRVISIVFHHPNSGVSILKFCVNLEGQRPLHDYTD
- the LOC121212521 gene encoding uncharacterized protein isoform X1, with amino-acid sequence MQHSSHKLSCEMLAYCFPLIIQLSNYKSRIIHNIGLLVGNLKYRRTYSSQNLLEPVSGRLITSSQFVNHPSQRRFSQSSCYQKFAPAETHSILRSSSLLHRFKNWQELRKHKLTASTFAGAVGFFLSRRTKLWLEKLGAIPHTRVISIVFHHPNSGVSILKFCVNLEGQRPLHDYTD